The genomic segment GCAGCTTGGAGAGGATCACCAGAATACCCGCCGGATACTGACCAGCATGGCACATCATCCCCATGCCGGAGCAGTTCTGATCATCGGCCTTGGCTGTGAAAATAATCAGCTTAGCGAGCTCAAGCCTCTGCTCAGTGATATTGACCCCGGACGGATCCGCTATCTGGAGGCTCAGGAGATTGAAGATGAGCTGGAGGCGGGCTGCCAACTACTGACCGAACTGTTCGATAAGATGTCCCGGGATCGCCGCCAGACTGTTGCGGCCTCTCGACTTAAGATTGGCTTGGAGTGTGGTGGATCTGATGGTTTTTCCGGGATCACCGCCAACCCCCTGTTAGGGCTGCTCTCGGACTACCTGCTGACTCAGGGGGCCAGCGTGGTGCTGACCGAGGTTCCGGAGATGTTTGGCGCTGAGCACCTGCTGTTCAACCGCTGCCGCACTCCCGAGATTTTTCAGCAGGCGTTGGGCCTCATCGAAGATTTCAAGGACTACTATCGGGCCCACCAACAACCGATCTATGAGAACCCCTCGCCGGGCAATAAGAAGGGAGGGATCAGCACCCTGGAGGAGAAATCCCTGGGATGCACCCAGAAGGCGGGAGCCGGACTCATCGATGGGGTGCTCAGATATGGCGAGCGACTCCAACGCCCGGGCCTGCACCTTCTCGAAGCCCCGGGCAATGATGCGGTCGCTACCAGCGCCCTGATTGCTGCAGGCTGTCACCTGGTTCTGTTTACCACAGGAAGGGGCACCCCCTATGGTGGCTTTGCCCCGACCCTGAAAATATCCAGTAACAGTGCCATAGCTCACAAAAAGCCCCACTGGATCGATCTGGATGCCGGGGTGATGCTCGATGGAACCAAGCCGGAACAGCTCCTTGAGTCCCTGCTGGATCTATTGTGTGAAACAGCCTCAGGCAAGCTATGTTGCAACGAGAGAAACCAGTTTAAAGAGCTTGCCATCTTCAAGTCCGGAGTCACCCTTTAACTAAGCTCTGTTGACGTTTCAATTTTGAACCTGTTGCCCCTGAAAATGCTCTGTTCGTGACGCGAATTATGCGGTTTAGTTGCTCTAAATAAGTGATGAGCAACAATGAACAGGGCTTTTTCA from the Dongshaea marina genome contains:
- a CDS encoding UxaA family hydrolase, with protein sequence MDPFIKIHPKDNLVVALTELEPGETLLIEKHSVTVKQPLAPGSKFAIKQIEPGSQVIKYGEPIGLATQAIGIGEWIHTHNLKTALTDTHEYHYQPEFAFEPSPVAGREIQAYLRDNGDIALRNELWVIPTVACVNGIARQIIERFKKQQALNAIDGIELLAHPYGCSQLGEDHQNTRRILTSMAHHPHAGAVLIIGLGCENNQLSELKPLLSDIDPGRIRYLEAQEIEDELEAGCQLLTELFDKMSRDRRQTVAASRLKIGLECGGSDGFSGITANPLLGLLSDYLLTQGASVVLTEVPEMFGAEHLLFNRCRTPEIFQQALGLIEDFKDYYRAHQQPIYENPSPGNKKGGISTLEEKSLGCTQKAGAGLIDGVLRYGERLQRPGLHLLEAPGNDAVATSALIAAGCHLVLFTTGRGTPYGGFAPTLKISSNSAIAHKKPHWIDLDAGVMLDGTKPEQLLESLLDLLCETASGKLCCNERNQFKELAIFKSGVTL